In a genomic window of Labeo rohita strain BAU-BD-2019 chromosome 20, IGBB_LRoh.1.0, whole genome shotgun sequence:
- the sesn1 gene encoding sestrin-1 isoform X2, giving the protein MRQASASNETMENSSLMTDLFKICTQCERLSKKDVGVRIPRPMGNGPSRFIPEKEILQVSKLDERIQSIFEDAFAVLGRLDNISLVMGFHPQYLESFLKTQHYLLQMDGPLSLHCRHYIGIMAAARHQCTYLVNLHVNDFLQVGGDPKWLNGLEEAPRKLQALGELNKILAHRPWLLTKEHIERLLKAEEHSWSLAELIHVVVLLTLYHSLASFTFGCGINPDIHTDGGHTFRPPSLSGYCVCDIANGNGVLEEMFGNQQVSELSGEVEVLMEKMKQLQECHDEEEASQEEMATRFEREKTESMLVVTSEDEECVPSRDVSRHFEDPSYGYKDFYRRGEHVPTLRVQDYSWEDHGFSLVNRLYPDFGQLLDEKFQIAYNLTYHTMATHQGVDTSMLRRAIWNYIHCMFGIRYDDYDYGEINQLLDRSFKVYIKTMVRTPEKITKRMYDSFWRQFKHSEKVHVNLLLMEARMQAELLYALRAITRYMT; this is encoded by the exons ATGAGGCAGGCATCGGCATCTAATGAAACTATGGAAAACTCCTCTCTCATGACAGACTTGTTCAAAATTTGCACACAGTGCGAGCGGCTTagtaaaaag GACGTTGGAGTGCGAATCCCTAGACCGATGGGAAATGGACCAAGTAGATTCATACCAGAAAAAGAG ATACTTCAAGTCAGTAAATTGGATGAAAGAATACAGTCGATTTTTGAAGACGCCTTTGCGGTGCTCGGTCGCCTTGACAACATCTCCTTAGTGATGGGGTTCCATCCTCAATATCTGGAGAGCTTTCTTAAGACACAGCATTACCTGCTTCAAATGGACGGTCCGTTGTCTCTGCACTGCAGACATTACATAGGGATAATG GCTGCCGCCAGGCACCAGTGCACATATCTGGTCAACCTGCACGTGAATGACTTCCTGCAAGTCGGAGGTGATCCCAAGTGGTTGAATGGTCTGGAAGAAGCCCCACGGAAGCTGCAGGCTCTTGGGGAGCTCAATAAGATCCTGGCCCATCGCCCCTGGCTGCTCACCAAAGAACACATCGAG CGTCTACTGAAGGCAGAGGAGCACAGCTGGTCCCTGGCGGAGCTGATCCACGTTGTGGTGCTACTCACACTCTATCACTCTCTGGCCTCCTTTACATTTGGTTGCGGCATCAACCCTGACATCCATACAGATGGAGGACACACGTTCAGGCCGCCCTCGCTCAGCGGTTACTGCGTTTGTGACATTGCCAATGGCAATGGTGTCCTGGAGGAGATGTTTGGAAACCAGCAG GTGTCAGAGTTGTCTGGTGAGGTGGAAGTGCTGATGGAGAAGATGAAACAGCTCCAGGAATGTCATGACGAAGAGGAAGCCAGTCAGGAGGAAATGGCCACCCGTTTTGAGAGGGAGAAAACGGAAAGCATGTTGGTGGTCACCTCTG AGGATGAAGAGTGTGTACCATCCAGAGATGTTTCAAGACATTTCGAAGATCCTAGTTATGGCTACAAGGACTTTTACAGAAGAGGAGAACATGTACCCACCCTCAGAGTGCAG GACTATAGTTGGGAAGATCATGGATTTTCTTTAGTAAACCGCTTATATCCGGATTTCGGACAGCTTCTGGATGAAAAGTTCCAGATCGCATACAATCTGACGTACCACACAATGGCGACACACCAGGGTGTGGACACTTCCATGCTTCGTAGGGCCATCTGGAACTACATACACTGCATGTTTGGGATTCG GTACGACGATTATGACTACGGAGAAATTAACCAACTGTTAGACCGCAGTTTTAAAGTCTACATCAAAACTATGGTCCGCACTCCAGAGAAGATCACCAAGAGGATGTACGACAGCTTCTGGAGGCAGTTCAAGCACTCTGAAAAA gtccaCGTTAATTTGCTTCTTATGGAAGCGCGTATGCAGGCAGAACTGCTCTACGCTCTGAGAGCTATCACTCGCTACATGACATGA
- the armc2 gene encoding armadillo repeat-containing protein 2 — MSLMELQDKSESVYMSAGLRRQTSAEIVSEARRSLRTLATQRPFTPQEKQRQLFGESSSRAHDGRPPSAFSLHARHFDAPDSRPGSGTRLSPLEHKPRLSVSLDEDGGVNEATLPKPPTERGNARIGSGGSRARQLRAASINRLPPMTPNTKNMSLEARIGADQPGDREKLHCTDVTEHKTHKSSSETNLHLLIKHRIPQDDVSSVRGSKPEDKLGHGDTGDDYMDESVFWNTKVLPVLQEFESFAPGDDVSDETVGELCNACNSLHDALAERGMLRRQFKKRSAILRTLFRLIDVGSDRLNLTLAKLILALNVSGNNLLNICKLVFKTSRNATNDALFLNGCILDSLLSLLHCEDVWSKGEAVLYCIGSLKLLSGNSALSRWLLSKGFIGVLLQLSKRLMHGSSTSSDNVTSHRSAGEGQHIIAGHILVQVTAALRNIADLSESRPSFLSNKAFSTLCLILENHRNDLDICVNVARIFSKLSTYTECCHALAETPRCCSLFLDLLGKHSRKQDLVVRLLFTLGNLTAKSTEARERVYELEGGIDVLLDLFQVYQETPSPPEREDVLVKLIRLLANLAIHPTVGTALAANTLCVQLLLEVLEYRCVQESEELVINAVATINNLSFYQGQSSVVRSQHTHISQLLLKLLLSSSMDAVLEATRVFGNLSQIKDVRHFIMQHKVEQFVVTLLDSKTPDVCFSACGVLINLSADPDNRATLRAEGTVQKLVECLRDFGPQDWHLAAVVCQTLWNCSLDGELQHTQELLEILQLYTDKEALQWPSDNGVRQVQEACWELLFLPVAERLRRRFHIEDTTGTTP, encoded by the exons ATGTCTTTAATGGAGCTTCAGGACAAAAGTGAGAGTGTCTACATGAGCGCTGGCCTCAGGAGACAGACAAGTGCTGAGATAGTGTCAGAAGCTCGTCGCTCTCTCAGAACTCTTGCCACACAGCGGCCTTTCACACCTCAGGAGAAGCAACGGCAGCTCTTTGGAGAATCATCTTCTCGTGCACATGATGGACGACCACCATCTGCATTCAG TCTTCATGCCCGACATTTTGACGCTCCTGACTCCAGGCCTGGCTCTGGAACTCGTCTCAGCCCTCTGGAACAT AAACCCAGGCTATCTGTGTCCCTGGATGAGGATGGCGGTGTCAATGAAGCAACTCTCCCCAAACCCCCAACTGAGCGAGGGAATGCAAGGATAGGATCAGGAGGTTCTCGAGCCAGACAGCTTAGAGCAGCATCCATAAACAGGCTACCACCCATGACGCCAAACACAAAGA ATATGTCTCTAGAGGCCAGGATCGGAGCAGACCAACCAGGTGACAGAGAAAAGCTACATTGTACTGATGTTACAGAGCATAAAACACATAAATCATCCTCTGAAACAAACCTGCACTTACTTATCAAACACAG GATACCGCAAGATGATGTATCCAGTGTAAGAGGATCAAAACCAG AAGACAAGCTTGGGCATGGAGACACAGGAGATGACTACATGGATGAATCTGTATTCTGGAACACTAAAGTCCTTCCTGTCCTTCAAGAATTTGAGTCCTTCGCACCAG GTGATGACGTGTCAGATGAGACTGTGGGAGAGCTGTGTAACGCATGCAATAGTCTCCATGACGCCCTGGCAGAGAGAGGCATGCTGAGAAGACAGTTTAAAAAGAGGTCTGCCATCCTTAGAACACTCTTCAGACTTATAGATGTGGGATCGGACCGACTTAACCTAACATTAGCCAAACTTATTCTGGCA CTCAATGTGAGTGGAAACAACTTGCTGAACATCTGCAAACTGGTCTTCAAAACCAGCCGGAATGCTACCAACGACGCCCTGTTCCTCAACGGCTGCATCCTAG ACTCCCTTCTGTCCCTGCTCCATTGTGAGGATGTGTGGAGTAAAGGTGAAGCCGTGCTGTACTGCATCGGCTCACTGAAGCTCCTCTCAGGGAACAGCGCCCTCTCCAGGTGGCTGCTGTCTAAAGGCTTCATTGGTGTACTGCTGCAGCTGTCAAAGAGACTGATGCATGGTTCATCTACATCTTCAGATAACGTAACTTCTCACAGGTCAGCGGGAGAAGGTCAGCATATCATTGCAGGACACATACTGGTACAG GTCACAGCAGCTTTGAGAAATATAGCTGACCTGTCTGAGTCTCGGCCTTCATTTCTGTCCAACAAGGCATTCTCTACTCTTTGCTTGATTCTGGAGAACCATCGCAATGACCTTGACATCTGCGTTAATGTGGCTCGAATATTCAG CAAACTGTCCACCTACACTGAATGCTGTCATGCGCTAGCTGAGACGCCACGCTGCTGCAGCCTATTTTTGGACCTGCTAGGCAAACACAGCAGGAAACAG GATCTGGTAGTGCGTCTCCTGTTCACACTAGGAAATCTGACAGCCAAGAGCACTGAAGCCAGAGAGAGAGTCTATGAGCTGGAAGGCGGGATAGATGTCCTTTTAGATCTTTTTCAGGTCTACCAGGAAACCCCATCGCCCCCAGAGAGAGAGGACGTCCTGGTCAAACTGATCAGACTGCTGGCCAACCTAGCCATCCATCCTACCGTGGGCACGGCACTAGCTGCCAACACACTGTGTGTACAGCTGCTACTGGAAGTGCTGG AGTACAGGTGTGTGCAGGAGAGTGAAGAGTTAGTGATTAATGCCGTGGCCACCATCAACAACCTGTCTTTCTACCAGGGCCAGAGCTCAGTGGTCCGTtcccagcacacacacatctcaCAGT TGCTACTAAAGCTCTTGCTGAGCTCCAGTATGGATGCTGTTTTAGAGGCCACGCGTGTGTTTGGAAATCTGTCTCAGATCAAAGATGTGAGACACTTCATCATGCAGCACAAAG TGGAGCAGTTTGTGGTAACCCTTCTAGACTCCAAGACCCCTGATGTGTGTTTCTCTGCATGTGGAGTTCTCATCAACCTGTCTGCAGATCCAGACAACAGGGCCACGCTGAGGGCCGAGGGAACCGTTCAGAA GCTTGTTGAGTGTTTGCGTGACTTCGGGCCTCAAGACTGGCATCTGGCCGCTGTGGTGTGTCAGACTCTGTGGAACTGCTCTTTAGATGGAGAGCTGCAACACACTCAAGAGCTGTTGGAGATCTTGCAGCTCTACACAG ACAAGGAAGCTTTGCAGTGGCCTTCTGACAATGGAGTCAGACAAGTCCAGGAAGCATGCTGGGAGCTGCTCTTTTTGCCTGTAGCTGAGAGGCTTAGACGGCGTTTTCATATTGAAGACACTACTGGCACCACTCCGTAA